Below is a genomic region from Deltaproteobacteria bacterium.
TTAATCAAGTTTACGTGCATTCCCCGGCCCTTCTCCTCCCAAATCTGAAACCGGTCCACTGAGCGGGAAGCCAAAACCAGTCCCAAATCATCCAGGGAGGTTTCTTCTTCCGGTGTGATCTTGGTAGTCAGGTTAAAGGCCCTCAGGCTAAGATTTTCCGCCAGGATAATGAACTCGGCCTGCACATAATAACCGCCGCCGGAGCACTGGATTTCCAGCGCCTGGTCGGAAGCCGTTTGACAGAGGTAAAGAAACAGTTCTTCCGTTGCCAGGGTCAATAAAAGGGTCTCACGCTCTTCCAATCCCAGGGCCAGGGCTGACTTTTCTATGAAGGCCGTAGCCACGGGCAAAAAGGACGGCTGGGCGGGGATGTTCAGTCTTACTCCTCTTCGGCTATTCGGCTTCAAAACCAAATCCTTTCTTCCAATAATATGAAAATTGACTCTAAACTGCCCGCAGCCTCTGTTGGGTCTTGGTAGAGGCGGGTTTAACTATAGTATAAAGAAATGGAGGGGTCAACAAAACTATGGGAATAGGACGGCCTTCTTTTCAGGACTGTCTTTTATTGAAAATCATTTGTCACTTGAAGCGGTAGATCAAAAGGTCGTTGCTTTTTTGGGTCCTTTGGTTTAATCAAGAAAAGAAAAACTTTTTTCAAAAAGAAGGATCGCTATGGAGATTGAAAAGAAAAAAGAAAAAAATCTTCTGGTGGTTTCGGTCCAGGGGCGGGTGGACGCCCTGACCGCACCGGCGCTGGAAAAAGACCTGTTGGAAACCGTCTCCGGGGGAGAAAAGCGGCTTCTCCTGGACTTGTCCGGACTCCAATATATCAGCAGCGCCGGCTTAAGAACCCTGCTGATCATTGCCAAGAAATTGAAGGCCGGGCAAGGGGAGATCCTTTTTGCTGGTCTTAAAGGCCCGGTGGAAGAGGTCTTCAAGATCTCCGGTTTTTATTCCATCTTCAAAATATTCGATTCCCCGGAAACGGCCCTGTCCCGGATTTAACCGAAGATGCCGATCCTATCCCAGATCGCCCTGCCGGCCAGGCTGGAACGTCTTCAGGCCTTCCTGCACCTGGCTACTCAATGTGCCCGGCAACAGGGCCTTTCCGATAAAAAAATCCATGAGATTGAATTGGTCCTTGAAGAGGCCCTGGTCAATGTGTTTCATTATGCCTATCCCGGAAAGGATGGGGAGGTAGAGGTGATTTGCCGGACCGATCCAGGAGGACGTCTGATCATTGAAACCATCGATACAGGACTTCCCTTTGATCCCCTTTCTCTGGAGGATCCGGACCTGACCCTGGATGTGGCTGAAAGGAAGGTCGGCGGGCTTGGGGTCTACCTGATGAAAATCCTGATGGATGAGGTGCACTACCGGCGGGAAGGAAACAAAAATATTCTGACCTTTGTGGTCTATCCAAAATGAAAGAAAAAGTTTTTTCTATCTTCCTTTTCCTGCTTTTATTTGCCCCCTCGGCTTTAGCCGCCGATAGGCCTTATCTAAAAAAAACGGCCTTTATTCCCCATTGGTCTCCCCAGGCCCAATTTGCCGGATATTACCTGGCTTACGAAAAAGAGTTTTATAAAAAACACGGCCTCGACCTGACCATTATTCCCGGCGGCCCTCACCGCTCACCCCTTGACCATCTCCGCCAAAAGAAGGCCGACTTCGGGAGCCTCTGGCTGTGCTCGGCCATCGAAAAACGGGGTCACGGCCTTAACCTGATCAATATTGCCCAGATCATGCAGAAATCGGCCCTGATGCTGGTGGCCAAAAAAGGGAGCGGCATCAGGACCCCCCAGGACATGAACGGAAAAAAAGTCGGCCTCTGGCGCAATGAATTTCAAATCCAGCCCCGGGCCCTTTTTAAGAAATATAATCTTAAAGTCAGAATCATCCCCCAATCCTTTTCCGTCAATCTGTTCCTGCAAGGCGGCGTGGATGTGGCCTCGGCCATGTGGTACAATGAATTTCATACCCTCCTCAATTCCGGTTTGAACCCCGAAGAATTGAGCACTTTTTTCTTTTTCGATTACGGACTGAATTTTCCGGAAGACGGTCTCTATTGCCTCGAGGAGACCCTCAAGAAAGATCCGGAATTGATCAGGACCTTTGTCCGGGCCAGCCTGGAAGGCTGGCTCTACGCCTTTGACCATCCCGAAGAGGCCCTGGATATCATCTTGAAGCACATGCGCCTGGCCGGAATACCGGCCAACAGGGTCCACCAGCGATGGATGCTGGCCAGAATGAAGGATTTGATCGTCATCCCGGAAGGCCAGGAATCCCTGGGAAGGCTCAAAGAAGGCGATTTTCAGCGGGTCGCCGGGGAGCTCAAAAAAATCGGTTTGATTAAAGAGGTCCCTTCCTTTACATCCTTTTACCACGACCAGATCGATCATGTTCAAAAATAGAAGTCTCGCCTTTAAGCTGACTCTTTTCTTTTTAGCCATCAGCCTCCTGATTTTCTCAACCCTCCTGGCTTACACCTATCGCTATTCCCGGGAGATCATCCAGGTCAATCAGGAGAAAGATGCCCGTAATCTGGTCATAACGAATGCCATACGCATAGAATCGGTGCTCACCGCCGTCCAGAAAGTCACCCAGGGTCTGGCCGATCGCCTGGAACTTTCCCCTTGTTCCAAAGAGGAAATTTTGACCATGATCAGGACCGCCCTGGAACATAATCCGGAAATCTACGGTTCTGCCGTGGCCTTTGAACCTTACGGCTTTGATAAAAAAACGCCCACTCTGGCCCCTTATTTCCATCGCCAGGGAAAGGAAATCGAATTTGCCGACCTGGCTAAGGAATCCTACTCCTACCTTCAATGGGACTGGTATCAAATCCCCAAAGAACTCTCGGTCCCCCAGTGGAGTGAGCCTTATTTTGACGAAGGGGGCGGTAATATTGTCATGGCCACCTATTCCATGCCTTTCTACGGTAAGATCGGGGGGAAAAGACGTTTACGGGGTATCGTGGCCGCTGATGTCTCCCTGGAAGGCCTTCAGAAAATCGTTTCGTCCATCAAAATCCTTAAGACCGGCTATGGATTTCTGATCTCCAAAAACGGCACCCTGGTCACCCATCCCTCCAAAGAGTTGATCATGAACGAGACCCTTTTCGGGGTGGCCGAAGCCCGGGGTGATGCCCGGCTGCGGGAAATCGCCCGAAAAATGATTAGAGGGGAATCCGGTTCCCTTCCCTTCCGGGATCTCGTTTCCCCCCAAAAATGCTGGATGACCTACGTCCCCATCCCTTCCAGCGGCTGGTCCCTGGCGGTCCTCTTCCCCATAGACGAACTGACGGCCGATATCAACCGTCTGTACCGGATTATGATCGTCCTGTCCGTCACCGGATTGGCCCTTCTTTCCTTGGCCGTGATCTTTATCTCCCGGACTATTACCCGTCCACTGAGGGCCATGGCCAAAGCCACCGAAGACATTGCCAGGGGGAACCTGGACAATCCCCTTCCCTTGGTGACCTCCGGCGATGAGGTGGGGCGAATGACCGAGGGCTTCATGGCCATGCAGAAATCCCTGAAAGAATACATCCGGAGGCTCACCGAGACCACAGCGGCCAAGGAAAGGATGGAGAGCGAACTCAATATCGCCCATCAGATCCAGATGAGCATTCTCCCCAAGATCTTTCCCCCCTTTCCCGACCGTCCGGAGTTCGATCTGTTCGCCATCATCGAGCCGGCCCGGGAGGTAGGCGGCGACTTTTATGATTTCTTTCAGATCGACCCCACCCATCTCTGCTTTGTCATCGCCGACGTTTCCGGCAAAGGGGTCCCGGCTTCTCTGTTTATGGCCGTCACCAAGACCCTGATCAAGGCCACGGCCAAGGTCGGGATTTCCCCGGCGGAAATCCTGACCCGGGTAAATAATGAATTGGCCTCGGGCAATGAAGCCGTCATGTTCGTCACTGTTTTTTGCGGCATCCTGGATACCGAGACCGGAGAGATCCTTTA
It encodes:
- a CDS encoding STAS domain-containing protein, whose translation is MEIEKKKEKNLLVVSVQGRVDALTAPALEKDLLETVSGGEKRLLLDLSGLQYISSAGLRTLLIIAKKLKAGQGEILFAGLKGPVEEVFKISGFYSIFKIFDSPETALSRI
- a CDS encoding ATP-binding protein — translated: MPILSQIALPARLERLQAFLHLATQCARQQGLSDKKIHEIELVLEEALVNVFHYAYPGKDGEVEVICRTDPGGRLIIETIDTGLPFDPLSLEDPDLTLDVAERKVGGLGVYLMKILMDEVHYRREGNKNILTFVVYPK
- a CDS encoding ABC transporter substrate-binding protein, producing the protein MKEKVFSIFLFLLLFAPSALAADRPYLKKTAFIPHWSPQAQFAGYYLAYEKEFYKKHGLDLTIIPGGPHRSPLDHLRQKKADFGSLWLCSAIEKRGHGLNLINIAQIMQKSALMLVAKKGSGIRTPQDMNGKKVGLWRNEFQIQPRALFKKYNLKVRIIPQSFSVNLFLQGGVDVASAMWYNEFHTLLNSGLNPEELSTFFFFDYGLNFPEDGLYCLEETLKKDPELIRTFVRASLEGWLYAFDHPEEALDIILKHMRLAGIPANRVHQRWMLARMKDLIVIPEGQESLGRLKEGDFQRVAGELKKIGLIKEVPSFTSFYHDQIDHVQK
- a CDS encoding SpoIIE family protein phosphatase is translated as MFKNRSLAFKLTLFFLAISLLIFSTLLAYTYRYSREIIQVNQEKDARNLVITNAIRIESVLTAVQKVTQGLADRLELSPCSKEEILTMIRTALEHNPEIYGSAVAFEPYGFDKKTPTLAPYFHRQGKEIEFADLAKESYSYLQWDWYQIPKELSVPQWSEPYFDEGGGNIVMATYSMPFYGKIGGKRRLRGIVAADVSLEGLQKIVSSIKILKTGYGFLISKNGTLVTHPSKELIMNETLFGVAEARGDARLREIARKMIRGESGSLPFRDLVSPQKCWMTYVPIPSSGWSLAVLFPIDELTADINRLYRIMIVLSVTGLALLSLAVIFISRTITRPLRAMAKATEDIARGNLDNPLPLVTSGDEVGRMTEGFMAMQKSLKEYIRRLTETTAAKERMESELNIAHQIQMSILPKIFPPFPDRPEFDLFAIIEPAREVGGDFYDFFQIDPTHLCFVIADVSGKGVPASLFMAVTKTLIKATAKVGISPAEILTRVNNELASGNEAVMFVTVFCGILDTETGEILYANAGHNPPLLIHKGGQVSYLQKSGGLVLGVMEDMSYRVESLRLEAGECLFMYTDGVTEAMNTREELFSEERLHQELSRSVQKPIQEMVSTLMQEVKVFSGEALQSDDITLMVLHYKGKNPFPDLPYKTPF